The nucleotide window ATGGCGTGGTAGCCGGCAATGCCGAACTGGTTGGAGTTCTTCACTGAAACCCAGCCCGTGCCTACCTGCCGCGCCTTTTCGAGGGCTACGTCCATAGCTTTGGGCCCGACGACCAGGCCCAGGCCTCCGTCGCCATCCACCACGGCTGTGCTGGGCGTTTCGTAGGTGACGCCTACCCGGGGCGTAGGGTTGATGCGGCCGGCCTCCCAGAGGCGCACGTAGCCGATGAGCCGCGCCACCCCGTGCGAATCAATACCCCGCAAATCGGCTGAAAGCAGGGTTTCGGTAGCCAGCGTGGCATCAGCCGCCGGGCAGCCCATACCCCGGAACACGGCTTCGGTGAAGGAAAAAAGGTGCGTATAGGAGAGGGTAGTGGTCATAGCAGGCGTGGTTCAGAAGAAAGGAGCATTAGGCCAAGCAAAGTCGGAAAGGGGTGCCAAGCTTAGCGTGACGGACGGACTAAGTTTCCGCTACCAACCTACCCTTCCAGCAGCTCCGCCAGTAGGCCTTCCTTTAGGGCGTAGGAGGATGCCGTAATGCCGGGGAGTTGGTAGGTTCCCAGCACGAAATCGATGAGCACGCAGGCTACCACAATCATGTCGGCGCGCAGGGGCGTCATGCCGGGCAAGGCTAGGCGGCCGGCATGGTCGAGGGTCGTAAGCTGGGCGTAGCTGGTGCGGAAGCTGGCGTAGGAAATGGCCGTTGCCGGGGCGGCTTTACCCACCAACTCGGGCTGACCGGCGCGGGCCGCCTGCAGGTCGCAGAGCGTATCGAAGGTGCCGCTGGCACCTACCAGGGCCACCGGCGCGTGCGTGGCCACGGCCGCCGTGAGGGGAGCCAACATGTCGGCCAGGTAGGCTTTTTCGGCTTGGATATCTTCGGCGGAAAGCGGGTCGTGGTGGAAAAACCTGTCCAGCAGCCGCTGCGCCCCGATTTCAAAGCTCTGCTTCCAAAAAATAGTATGGGCGTTGGCTAGAATAAACTCCACCGAGCCGCCGCCGATGTCCATGAGCAAATGTGTGTCCTCTCCCAAGGGCACGGCCTGACGGATGCCTTTGGCAATAAGCTCGGCTTCCCGCTCCCCAGAAATAACTTCCACCCGGATGCCGGTTTGCTCGAAGATTTCCTGCACCAGCTCCGGGCCATTGCGCGCCACGCGCATGGCACTGGTGGCTGTAGCGCGCACTTCCGTGACCTGGTGGAGCTCAATTTCCTCCTGAAACGCGGTTAGCGTGTGCAAGGCGCGGGCGTAGGGCGCCGGGGCAATTTCACCCCGGCTGATGCCGCCTTCG belongs to Hymenobacter sp. J193 and includes:
- a CDS encoding phosphatase; protein product: MPHSPHRRLALIDMGTNTFHLLIVELPEPRHQEPVVLLRTKVGVKLGEGGISRGEIAPAPYARALHTLTAFQEEIELHQVTEVRATATSAMRVARNGPELVQEIFEQTGIRVEVISGEREAELIAKGIRQAVPLGEDTHLLMDIGGGSVEFILANAHTIFWKQSFEIGAQRLLDRFFHHDPLSAEDIQAEKAYLADMLAPLTAAVATHAPVALVGASGTFDTLCDLQAARAGQPELVGKAAPATAISYASFRTSYAQLTTLDHAGRLALPGMTPLRADMIVVACVLIDFVLGTYQLPGITASSYALKEGLLAELLEG